The Leptospiraceae bacterium genomic interval CTTTTCCTGAATGGCCTTACGAAAAGCAAGTTATCGTTCTTTCCAAAACACTTAGAGATACTCCTGAAAAGATTCAGAGTAGGGTTGAGCTTTTTAATGGTAGTGTCGATGAACTGGTAGTGAGGCTAACAAATAGTAATCACTCTCATATTTATGTTGATGGAGGAAAAACAATTCAATCTTTTCTCGAAAAAGGGTATATTAGCGATTTAACTTTGACGCGTATTCCGATTCTATTAGGAGATGGATTACCGCTATTTGGCGCTTTACCAAAGGAATTGAAACTACGTCATATAGTGACAAAATCTTTTCCTTCCGGCTTTGTTCAATCTACTTATGAAATTTAGCTTTTATCTGTGAATATGTCCATTTTTAAAAAGAAAATAGTATTCATTTTACAGTGAAATAATTGTATTGAGATTTAGGTATACTAACTTGAATGTTCAAAGCTGGGGAATTTTTAAATTTGTCGAGACTATTTTTTTACTTGGAATCTTGATTAACTTATTTTCGTATATCATAAGATTTATTATCATTTATCGTAACGATCATGCGAAAATATTCTTTCGCACTTTAAAGGAAGGCTTTTCAAGGAAGCTACTTCTGCGAAATAGCCTAAATCTATCTTTACTTTTAACGTCTTTTTCTGTATTCTGGTATATGCTAAAAATAAGTGGTAGTTTAAAAATCCTTTCCATTAATGAGGCATATAGGCATAATTCGCTCATAACGATATATATTCTGTTTGCATCCATTCTACTCTTAGTCTATAGTATTGTATTATCTATTAAAAACGTATTAAAAATAAAAGAGCTAACACCAGCACTTGGTTATTTATCCTTTTGGAATTCGACGGATAATCTATTTAATGCGCTAGGTGGTGGAGTTGTATTTAAGCCTTTCACGGATATGAGCACTTCTTTCCGGAAATATTTAATAGAAACAAAACTTTCTGAGGTTCTTGTAAGTGCGCTTTTACTTGTGATTTTAGAATATGCTTATAAAATCTTACTCGTTCTAGCATTGCTATATTTGATTCAAGGTAAGATTCTATACCAATGGATTTGAAACACTTAAAGTTTTTTCATCTCTGTGACAAAAGATTTATACATTTCCTTTTCTTTTAAATCCCAACTAATTAATCCAAAAGCAGTTTCTGGATTCCATCGAGAATATTCAGGACCTTTAAAATCTGTCAAGACCCAGAAATAGCAATCGATTCTTTTGCCGATAGAATGCAGATAAATCTCTTTATAAAGAGCACCAATTTCTGTTTGAGTGATTTTTAGCCACAAGGGGCAAACACCGATTTCACTTATGATAAAAGGTTTTCTAACTGCTCTGTATTTGTGCATAAAGGAATCTATGACGCCGGCAATCGTCGGAAAATAGACATTAGCCGGTTTCTTAGCAAAATAGCAAATTGGATCGTAAGGATGAAAGTTATAAATATCAATGTATTGATCAATTCCTGCATCTATACAATCTTGGATGTAATTGATTCTTTGAAATGGGGCTATTACTCGTAAGTCATCGCCCATAAGTCCACCAAATACTGTTTGATTCTTCGGATTTATTTTTTTTATAATAGGGGCAGCAGCAGCGGCTAATTGCACGTATTCAATTGGTTCGGGATTTCTTATCCAAAAACGAAGAGTGTTTGGTTCGTTCCAAATTTCCCAAGTAGTAATGTGTTTTTTATAACGCTCTGCATTTTTCTCGCAGAATGCTTTGTAATCATCTAGAGTATCAATAGGAGATTTAAAACGAAGAGATGGAATCATACAATTGATAAAATTTCCGGGGACAAGACCTGTTAGAAGACCAAGAATTTTAATATCAGCGTTGCGAAGCTCCTCTACGAAAAAATCCATAACGGTATCTGGAATGATTTCATAATAATTAAATTCCAACCGAACCCATTCTACTCTAAGCTCTTGCAGATAATGGATGTATGTCCGTAAAGAATTTTCATCTTGATGTTTCAATACAACATTAATACCTAGCCCGGGAAATTTTTTTATTCCTATCGGTTGTTCTATTGGAGATGAAATTACTTTCTTTGTAGTTTTACTTTTTGTGGGTTTGGCAATCGCTTTGGTTTTCGATATAATTCGTGATTTAGTTGAAGGTTTTTTATTTGCTTTTTTTGAACTAGGCTTCATAACGATAAGTTTTTTATTGGCTAGTTTAAATTCTATAATTTTTTTTAAAAAAACGAAAAGACTTGTCTATGGATTTTTTTTAGAACTCTTATCTCTTATCATTATTGGAATTGATCTAGGCACGTTAAATAATTTGGCTTCCATGTCCCAAAGAGGTATTGGTAGGTTTCGCAGCATGAGAGAGACTGTCGACTCATATTCATAGAACCGCCTCTATACTTAGCATCATAGGGGACGGACAAATTCTGATTGGTAGAAAATTATGTTGAAATGAGGGGCTGTCTTCTATCATGTTATTTATGGTCAGTGTATGTATTGGAAATTCATCAAAGTTACAAGTTACTCTTTCGAAAGTTCTCTTCTATGAGATTATTTATAATGATTGTATCTCTTAATTTGACAATATTCTCGTTCGAAAGGGAAATTAAAAAATCATTCGATTTTGTAGGCAATCTCTGCACCTTTAGCGGTTAATACGAGTTCGTCTCCGACTTGTTGCATTAGCCCGTAACCCATGAGAGCATGCCAGGCATTTCGAATTTCTATTACATCGAGTCCCCAGCTTTTAATTGCATCCATAACAACTCGTTTATGCAGTTTGCTGCCTGCCTGAACATTATTTTCTTTGAAAATATTTAAAATTCTTTCCGCTGTATTCATAGAATTAGAAGTATTTTTTAAATCGATTTCTGTCATTCTTTAATTTTGGTGAAGTAAATTGAAACCAGGAAAACGCCAAAGCCAACCATGTAAAATAAACTTTCTGCTCCTAGATTCATCCAAATAAGTCCCGCTAAAGAACTTGCTATTAGCGCAGAAATACTATTTAGTCCAGAATAAAGCCCGATAGCGGAAGCAGACTCTTTGGGGCAAATATTTGTTATCCAAGCTTTGGAAATTCCTTCTGTGCTGGCTGCGAAAATTCCATAAAGGGAAAACAAGAATAAATAAAAGTAAAAATTCCCACCGTGACCCATACCTAGATATACAAGGCTAAATAAAATTAAACCAATAATAAAAGCCTTCTTTAAACCAATTTTGTCTCCCAGATAACCCATTGGATAAGAAAAGACAGCGTAGACTAAATTGTAAAAAATATAGACAAGAACAATTTGTGTATCAGAAATGCCTATTTCCTTTAGCCGCAGAAGTAAAAAAACATCAGAGCTATTTAAGAGGCTAAATAGAAGTAGCCCCAGTATTAGGTTTTTGTATTCTACCGGGCTCGTCGTGAAGAAATTCCAAAGAGAAGATTTTACTGTGCGCTTAGAAGAATCTTTTGCCTTTTCCTTTATAAAAAAGGTAAATGTAATTGCAATGGCTCCTGGGAAGAAGGCGAATAGAAATAAACCTTTGTAATTTTGTGGGAAGAAGTATAGGTAAATAAGCGCTAGACTCGGACCTACACAAGCACCAAAAGTATCCATTCCCCGATGAAATCCGAAAACTTTTCCTTTGTTTTCTTTTGTGGATTCGTCAGACAGAAGGGCGTCCCTGGCTCCGGTTCGAATTCCTTTACCTAATCTGTCGGCAGATCGAATTATGAATACCCATAGAGGCAAATTCCATGTAACCAGAAGAGGCTTTGATATGGCGCTTATCGCATATCCTATCTGAACAAATGGTAGTCGCTTTCCATAAGAATCTGAAAGTCTACCAAAGTAGCCTTTGCTTAATCCGGCTAAGGCTTCTGCAATTCCTTCTAAGATTCCAATGAATAAAACTGAAAATCCTATACTTTGCAAGTAAATTGGTAAGATTGGATAAAGCATTTCGGATGCAATATCTGTGAATAGACTTACCAGTGAGAGTATCCAGACGGAGCGGGTAATCATGATTAATTCCTCACTTATAAATACTTTGCAATGAGGTAACCAGAAGTTACCGCTACTAAGCAAAGACTTAAATTTAAAAATACATTTAGAATGGCAGAAATGAATTTCGCCTGTAAAAAGAGAGTCATAGTTTCAAGGCTAAAGGAAGAAAACGTAGTGAAGCCGCCTAGAAAGCCTATGAAAATTAATTG includes:
- a CDS encoding dihydrofolate reductase, producing the protein MKFSVFMATSLDGYIAKKNGDINWLMEAGNPDDPEDYGYAKFISTIDCIIMGRNTYEKVLSFPEWPYEKQVIVLSKTLRDTPEKIQSRVELFNGSVDELVVRLTNSNHSHIYVDGGKTIQSFLEKGYISDLTLTRIPILLGDGLPLFGALPKELKLRHIVTKSFPSGFVQSTYEI
- a CDS encoding MFS transporter, which codes for MITRSVWILSLVSLFTDIASEMLYPILPIYLQSIGFSVLFIGILEGIAEALAGLSKGYFGRLSDSYGKRLPFVQIGYAISAISKPLLVTWNLPLWVFIIRSADRLGKGIRTGARDALLSDESTKENKGKVFGFHRGMDTFGACVGPSLALIYLYFFPQNYKGLFLFAFFPGAIAITFTFFIKEKAKDSSKRTVKSSLWNFFTTSPVEYKNLILGLLLFSLLNSSDVFLLLRLKEIGISDTQIVLVYIFYNLVYAVFSYPMGYLGDKIGLKKAFIIGLILFSLVYLGMGHGGNFYFYLFLFSLYGIFAASTEGISKAWITNICPKESASAIGLYSGLNSISALIASSLAGLIWMNLGAESLFYMVGFGVFLVSIYFTKIKE